The DNA window GGAACCAGTCGCCCTGCTGCTTGAGGCCGAGCCTCAACTGCTGGAGGCCGCTGCGGCCCTTGAGGCGCATACGTTCGCCTTCGGGCCAGACGCATTGCAGGCGCTCGCCATCCAGCGCCTGCAATTCGCTGAGCACTTGCAGGGCGTCCTGCGGCTGCTCCAGGTGCCATTCCTGGCCATCGCTGTCGGCCCGGGCCAGGCCGGGGCAGGCGTCGAGTGTCTGTTGCAGTGTGTGGTGTTCGCTCTTCAGGTCGCGCACCGCTTGCACGGTACGGCCTTCGACCTCGCCCAGCAGGCGTTCACTGCCATGCCCAGGGCGGAACCAGCCGCCCTCGGCCAAGGGGCGCACCAGCAGTTGCAGGCGCAGGCCTTCGGCCAGGGGCAGCAGGTGGGCATAGAGGCGTGTGTCGGCGGCGATTTCCTCGACGCTGCCAGCCAGGCCAGGCAGGTCCGAGTGGATCGGCAGCAAGGGTGCGATGGCGCTGACGGCGTCCACCAGTTGGCCCTTGGCCGCGCTTGGAACGCGCAGGCCCTCGCCGACGATATCGGCAATCTGCCGCAGTTCGCGGGTGACCGGGTAAATCTGCAGGCGTGTCGGGGTTTCCCACTGGATGAAGTGGTCGCTGGCCTGTTCGATGCCTTCTGGTTCGAGCCGCAGGTGGATGCCATCCTGCTCGGCCCGCAGGTTCAGGCTGGGCTGGCCGGCGACCAGGTCGATACGGACGTCCGGGGCATCGCGACGGAACAGCGCCGAGTGGCCGATCAGGCGCAACAGGGCCGGCCCCACGGGCAGTTCGTAGTGGGTGCCGCCGTAGTAGGCGCTGCTGGCCTGGATCAGTTGGGCGACCTGGCGATCCTGTTCCTGCAGGAAGTCCAGGCTGTCGGTTTCATCGCGCAGCCGCTTGAGCGCCACGGCCTTGCCCTTGCTCCACTGTCCGCGTACACCGAGGCGCTGTTCGCGTGGTTCCAGGCTCTGGTAGTAGTGATCGAGGTCGAGCAGCCAGATCAGCCGTGCCTGGCGCGGCGTTGCGGCAGCGCTGGCATTGGCGGGTGCGGCCTTGAGGCGCCCGAGGGCTTCGAGTGCGTACTGCCAGGACTCCTTGCGCTGGTGCAGTTCCAGCAGGGGCGTCAGGCCCTGTTCACGGTGCAGGTCCGGCAACTGGCGGGGCAGGCCGAACTGGCGCGCGATCAGGGCATCGTACTCGGCGGCCAGCCAGTGGTAGCCCTTGGCCGAGAGCTGCTCGCGGTGCTGTTGCAGGTGCTTGCACCAGTTGCTGCCATTGGCGTTGGCACTGTCCTGCCAGTACAGGCACAGGGCGCTCAGCAGCCCTTCGAGGCCCGGCAGTTCTGCCGGCGGATGGATGTCGTAGGGCTGATGGCCGTTGGCGGCCTGGTTGAGCATGTGGTCGAGGATACGGAAGCAGGGCGCGGAAAAGCCCTTCGACTCCTGGCGAGCCAGTTGCTTCAGTTCCGTGTAGCGGTCGCCCTGGCCGATCAGTGCCAGGGCGTGCAGGACATTGATCGGGCTGGGCTGCTCGACCTTGCGCTTGCGTGTCTGCTTGCGCACGGCCGCCATCCACTCCTGCAGGCATTCCAGGGACCGTTGCGAGTCGCCCTGCAGCAGGGGTTGCAGCAACGGCAGCAGAATGCAGTCGGCGCCATAGCGTTCGAAGGCGGCCCAGTCGCCACGGTAGAGCGCCTGCTGGGTGATTTGCTGGCGCAGCAGTGGCGAGGGTTCGGGCTGTTGCAGGGCAAGTTCGTAGACCTTCGTCGCCTCCCCAGGGCACTGGTTGTGCCAGAACAGGCAGGTTTCCAGCAGCAGCATGCGCAGGGGCTGGTCGAGGGTTTCGTAGAGCCTCCAGCCTTGCTCGCTTGAGAGCAGCAGGCCCAAGGGATGGGCCTGGTTGCACTGGTCGAGGTCGAGCATGGTGCTCAGGGCGCCCAGGCAGTTGTCGACGGCATGCGCATCGTCACGCAGCAGGCCGCTCCATATGCCCCAGTGCAGGTGCTCGAGGCTCGGTCCATTCCAGGCTTGCGGCGGGAGTGTGGCGTCCAGACGCTCCAGCCAACTGTCGAGGATCCGCGACTGGCGCAGGTGCAGCAGGACGGTACAGCGAAGGTTCGGGGTCAGCCGGTAGCGGTCACCGGTCTGTTTCTGCGGCGGCGGCAGTTTCAGGATGAGGCCTTGCTTGTGCAGGGTCTCCAGTTGCTGGGCGAGGCTGTCGGCATCGAGCAGGCGACCGCTGTCGGTGCGGCACTGCAGGGTACGCAACCGCTTGAGCAGAGCGGACCTGGTTTGGTCTGAGAGGGTTGCCAGGCTGTAGAGCAGGGGAAGTTGTTGCTCGCTTGCCTGGAAACCACTCATTCATGCACTCCGTTCGCTTGCTCAAGAAGATTGTCGTTGCCGCTGCCGCAGCCCCCTCCGGGGTCAGCCGTCCAGCAAGGCCTTGTTGCGTACCGCACCCTTGTCGGCGCTGGTCGCCAGCAGGGCATAGGCCTTGAGGGCTGTCGAGACCTTGCGCGCACGCGGTGCGACGGGCTTCCAGCCCAGTTTGTCCTGCTCGGCGCGGCGAGAGGCCAGCTCCTCGTCCGATACCAGCAGGTTGATGCTGCGGTTGGGGATGTCGATCAGCACCTTGTCGCCGTCGCGGACCAGGCCGATGGCACCCCCGGCAGCTGCTTCCGGCGAGGCGTGGCCGATGGACAGGCCGGAAGTACCGCCGGAGAAGCGACCGTCGGTGAGCAGTGCGCACTGCTTGCCCAGGCCCTTGGACTTCAGGTAGCTGGTGGGGTAGAGCATTTCCTGCATGCCCGGGCCGCCTTTGGGGCCTTCGTAGCGGATGATGACGATGTCGCCGGCCTTGATCTCGTCATTGAGGATGCTCTTCACCGAGCTGTCCTGGCTTTCGAAGATGCGGGCATTGCCCTCGAACACCAGGATCGATTCGTCGACGCCGGCGGTTTTCACCACGCAACCGTCCAGGGCGATGTTGCCGTACAGCACGGCCAGGCCGCCTTCCTGCGAGTAGGCATGCTCGACCGAGCGGATGCAGCCGTGCTCACGGTCATCGTCCAGGCTCGGCCAGCGGGTGCTCTGGCTGAACGCGGTCTGGGTCGGGATGCCGGCCGGGCCTGCCTTGAAGAAGGTGTGCACGGCTTCGTCGTCGGTCTGGGTGATGTCCCACTGGGCGATGGCAGCGGCCATGCTCGAGCTGTGCACGGTCGGCAGGTCGGTGTGCAGCAGGCCGCCACGGGCCAGCTCGCCGAGGATGGAGAAGATGCCACCGGCGCGGTGCACGTCTTCCATGTGGTACTTCTGGATGTTCGG is part of the Pseudomonas sp. ABC1 genome and encodes:
- a CDS encoding DEAD/DEAH box helicase, producing MSGFQASEQQLPLLYSLATLSDQTRSALLKRLRTLQCRTDSGRLLDADSLAQQLETLHKQGLILKLPPPQKQTGDRYRLTPNLRCTVLLHLRQSRILDSWLERLDATLPPQAWNGPSLEHLHWGIWSGLLRDDAHAVDNCLGALSTMLDLDQCNQAHPLGLLLSSEQGWRLYETLDQPLRMLLLETCLFWHNQCPGEATKVYELALQQPEPSPLLRQQITQQALYRGDWAAFERYGADCILLPLLQPLLQGDSQRSLECLQEWMAAVRKQTRKRKVEQPSPINVLHALALIGQGDRYTELKQLARQESKGFSAPCFRILDHMLNQAANGHQPYDIHPPAELPGLEGLLSALCLYWQDSANANGSNWCKHLQQHREQLSAKGYHWLAAEYDALIARQFGLPRQLPDLHREQGLTPLLELHQRKESWQYALEALGRLKAAPANASAAATPRQARLIWLLDLDHYYQSLEPREQRLGVRGQWSKGKAVALKRLRDETDSLDFLQEQDRQVAQLIQASSAYYGGTHYELPVGPALLRLIGHSALFRRDAPDVRIDLVAGQPSLNLRAEQDGIHLRLEPEGIEQASDHFIQWETPTRLQIYPVTRELRQIADIVGEGLRVPSAAKGQLVDAVSAIAPLLPIHSDLPGLAGSVEEIAADTRLYAHLLPLAEGLRLQLLVRPLAEGGWFRPGHGSERLLGEVEGRTVQAVRDLKSEHHTLQQTLDACPGLARADSDGQEWHLEQPQDALQVLSELQALDGERLQCVWPEGERMRLKGRSGLQQLRLGLKQQGDWFQLQGSITLDDGKVLQLRQLLELLQASPGRFLKIGENDWLSIGDSLRKRLDELAHLAERVSDDGLRLSPLTAPMLASLADEVGEFKAGADWQAHLDRLESLRHYQPQLPSTLQAELRDYQQEGFTWLARLAQWGVGACLADDMGLGKTVQTLALLLHRATLGPQLVVAPTSVALNWKAESNRFAPTLQLRDYQRQRSLDALGPRDLVIVSYGLLQQDSEAFATIRWSSVVLDEAQAIKNAQSKRSQAAMALQADFRLVATGTPLENHLGELWNLFRFINPGLLGSQDSFAQRFANPIENGEAGARRALRQLIQPFILRRLKSQVLDELPARTEITYKVPLSDDESYQYEALRQQAVDKLANTGEKDGQALQVLAEITRLRRFCCHPSLVLPGSALLGSKLRAFQQIVTELLDNRHKALVFSQFVDHLAIVREWLDRQGIAYQYLDGGTPPKARQAAVEAFQSGEGEVFLISLKAGGSGLNLTAADYVIHLDPWWNPAVEDQASDRAHRMGQQRPVTIYRLVTENTIEEQIVALHGRKRDLADSLLDGGDMSGKLDADALLQLLRGQ